From the genome of Chloroflexota bacterium, one region includes:
- a CDS encoding molybdopterin-dependent oxidoreductase, whose translation MCGVCPAGCGVDVHLVDGKIDRLTPLKSHPQGIVCPRGVQAKEVVYSPDRLLYPQRRVGERGEGRFERITWDEAYDLIVANLRRIAEQHGPEAVCMYTGRGNFEYGLNEAFAPSGTVESSANAVLFPFGSPNTTGVGALCYVSYGMIAPRACFGDTMRNVQEDIDRADLILVWGENPATDSPPTNLRRLKRAQERGARVIVIDHRRSETARALHAEWIGVRPGTDGALALGALHVLIEEGLYDRDFVERWTHGFPELREYVCEFTPERVEHITWIPAEAIRDLARAIGQARGCSILLYTGLEYSNSGAQAIRAVLTLQALAGHLDSPGGKLFRMRDRLQLNRILTQPPANAPRPIGADEYPLYYEVRNEAQAVMLPRAILEGKPYPIRAMIVSGASLITAWPNPDLWRRSLAALDFLVTINRFPTADAKYADLMLPATTMFEIESYMQHDGYVQLRRRVIEPLGEARNDYLIFAELARRLGYGHLWPQTEEALVERMLAGTGVHLAELRARPEGVQYPEPEVRYRKYETGELRADGQPGFETPTGKFEITSEWLRGHGYAPLPIYVEPKEGPLATPELARRFPLVFNSGARTQSDFRSQHHNIPSLVKQQPWPLVHIHAEDARTRGIEDGDEVDVVSPRGRVTFRARVTDDIVRGVIEANMGGGGPIGAEAWQRANVNDLTDPDNRDPLSGFPVYKALLCEVVKREAGLAV comes from the coding sequence ATGTGCGGCGTCTGCCCGGCCGGGTGTGGCGTAGACGTGCATCTGGTAGACGGCAAGATTGATCGCCTCACACCCCTCAAGTCGCATCCTCAAGGCATCGTTTGCCCGCGCGGCGTGCAGGCGAAGGAAGTCGTCTATTCTCCTGATCGGCTTCTCTATCCTCAACGACGGGTTGGAGAACGGGGCGAGGGCCGTTTCGAGCGCATCACCTGGGATGAAGCCTATGACCTCATCGTCGCCAACTTGCGACGAATCGCCGAACAACACGGCCCGGAAGCGGTCTGCATGTACACCGGGCGCGGCAACTTCGAGTACGGCCTGAACGAGGCCTTCGCGCCAAGCGGAACAGTGGAGTCGTCGGCCAATGCGGTGCTGTTCCCATTTGGCTCGCCCAACACGACAGGCGTCGGCGCGTTGTGCTACGTTTCGTACGGCATGATCGCGCCCCGCGCCTGCTTTGGCGACACCATGCGTAACGTGCAGGAGGACATTGATCGGGCCGACCTGATTCTGGTGTGGGGCGAGAATCCGGCAACGGACTCGCCGCCGACGAATCTGCGCCGCCTCAAGCGCGCCCAGGAACGCGGGGCGCGGGTGATCGTCATTGACCACCGCCGGAGCGAGACGGCCCGGGCGCTTCACGCCGAATGGATCGGCGTGCGGCCCGGCACCGACGGGGCGCTGGCGCTCGGTGCGCTTCATGTGTTAATCGAAGAAGGGCTTTATGACCGGGATTTTGTCGAACGGTGGACTCACGGCTTCCCCGAATTGCGTGAGTATGTTTGCGAGTTTACCCCGGAGCGAGTCGAGCACATCACCTGGATTCCCGCCGAGGCCATTCGCGATTTAGCGCGAGCCATCGGCCAGGCCCGGGGTTGCTCGATTCTGCTTTACACCGGCCTCGAATATTCCAACAGCGGCGCGCAGGCAATCCGGGCGGTGTTGACTTTGCAGGCGCTGGCCGGACATCTCGACTCGCCGGGCGGCAAGCTCTTTCGGATGCGCGACCGACTGCAACTTAATCGCATTCTGACTCAGCCGCCGGCAAACGCGCCCAGGCCAATCGGCGCGGACGAGTACCCGCTGTATTACGAAGTGCGCAACGAGGCGCAGGCGGTGATGTTGCCGCGCGCGATTCTGGAGGGCAAGCCTTATCCGATTCGGGCCATGATCGTCAGCGGCGCGTCGTTGATCACCGCCTGGCCCAACCCTGACTTGTGGCGGCGGTCGCTGGCGGCGCTCGATTTTCTGGTGACGATCAACCGCTTCCCGACTGCCGACGCGAAGTATGCCGACCTGATGTTGCCGGCCACGACGATGTTCGAGATCGAGTCGTATATGCAACACGACGGCTACGTTCAACTTCGGCGGCGGGTCATCGAGCCGCTGGGCGAAGCGCGCAACGATTACCTCATCTTTGCCGAGTTGGCCCGGCGGCTGGGCTACGGTCACCTCTGGCCGCAAACCGAAGAGGCGCTGGTTGAGCGCATGTTGGCTGGCACAGGCGTCCATCTGGCCGAACTGCGGGCGCGCCCTGAAGGTGTGCAATATCCCGAACCCGAAGTGCGCTATCGCAAATACGAAACGGGGGAACTGCGGGCCGACGGTCAGCCCGGCTTTGAAACGCCGACCGGGAAATTCGAGATCACCTCAGAATGGTTGCGAGGACACGGTTACGCCCCGTTGCCGATTTACGTCGAGCCGAAGGAAGGGCCGCTGGCGACGCCCGAACTGGCGCGGCGCTTCCCGCTCGTCTTCAACTCCGGGGCGCGCACCCAGTCCGACTTTCGCTCGCAACATCACAACATCCCTTCGCTCGTCAAACAGCAACCGTGGCCGCTGGTTCACATTCATGCTGAAGATGCGCGAACGCGTGGCATCGAAGACGGCGACGAGGTGGACGTGGTCTCGCCGCGCGGGCGGGTGACGTTTCGCGCTCGCGTGACCGACGACATTGTGCGCGGTGTGATCGAGGCCAACATGGGCGGCGGCGGCCCCATCGGTGCCGAAGCCTGGCAACGGGCCAACGTCAACGACCTCACCGATCCCGACAACCGCGATCCGCTCTCGGGCTTTCCGGTTTACAAGGCGCTGTTGTGTGAGGTGGTCAAGCGCGAAGCAGGCCTCGCGGTGTAG
- a CDS encoding DUF1501 domain-containing protein, which produces MPNLLTRRKFFESAAVLAGAVAWPALPAWMPRLAFAPKHSAPRGDTLIVVFLRGAADCLNVVVPHGDQAYYAKRPTLGIPRPDDNKAKANLRAIDLDGFFGFHPNLKPLMPAWQAGHLAIVHACGAPDESRSHFKAMELMERGVDDEKGPASGWIGRHLATLDTGNRSPLRAIGLGQLPQRSLGGSVPVSALRSIADFHLGGDLKALAQMRAALTSLYSGDDPLNIVGQETLDIMDAVQALDPLGYTPAITNNQYPETEFGLGLKQIAMLIKAEVGLEVAAIDLGGWDTHFAQGGSEGLMAGLLKELGDGLAAFHEDTTNYADRLTIVTMSEFGRRVQENGSLGTDHGHGSLMMLMGGHVMGNKVHGQWPGLADSQLVGPGDLAVTTDYRDVLAEVCLKRLNNPAVDQIFPNYKATPRGLLRA; this is translated from the coding sequence ATGCCCAACCTTCTAACCCGCCGCAAATTTTTTGAGTCCGCCGCCGTGCTGGCCGGCGCGGTGGCCTGGCCTGCCTTACCGGCATGGATGCCGCGACTCGCGTTTGCGCCCAAGCACTCCGCGCCGCGCGGCGACACCCTCATCGTCGTCTTCCTGCGCGGCGCCGCCGACTGCCTCAACGTCGTCGTCCCACACGGCGACCAGGCCTACTATGCCAAGCGCCCCACCCTCGGCATCCCGCGCCCGGACGACAACAAGGCCAAAGCTAATCTGCGAGCGATTGACCTCGACGGCTTCTTCGGCTTTCATCCCAACCTCAAGCCGCTGATGCCGGCGTGGCAGGCCGGGCATCTGGCCATCGTTCACGCTTGCGGCGCGCCCGACGAGTCGCGATCTCACTTCAAAGCCATGGAGTTGATGGAGCGCGGCGTGGACGACGAGAAAGGCCCGGCCTCCGGTTGGATTGGCCGCCACCTGGCTACACTTGATACCGGCAATCGTTCACCGCTTCGAGCCATCGGCCTCGGCCAACTGCCGCAACGCAGTCTCGGCGGCTCGGTTCCTGTCTCGGCCCTGCGCTCCATCGCCGACTTTCACCTCGGCGGCGACCTGAAGGCGCTGGCGCAGATGCGGGCCGCCCTCACTTCGCTTTATTCGGGAGACGATCCGTTGAACATTGTCGGCCAGGAAACGCTCGACATCATGGACGCCGTGCAAGCCCTCGACCCGCTTGGCTACACGCCCGCAATAACCAATAACCAATATCCAGAAACCGAATTTGGCCTCGGCCTCAAACAGATCGCCATGTTGATCAAAGCAGAAGTGGGATTGGAAGTGGCGGCGATTGACCTGGGCGGCTGGGACACGCACTTCGCCCAGGGCGGAAGCGAAGGATTGATGGCTGGTCTGCTCAAGGAACTGGGCGACGGGTTAGCCGCCTTCCACGAAGACACCACCAATTACGCCGACCGTCTCACTATCGTCACCATGTCCGAATTTGGCCGCCGGGTTCAAGAGAACGGCAGTCTGGGAACCGATCACGGTCATGGCAGTTTGATGATGCTGATGGGCGGCCACGTCATGGGCAACAAGGTTCACGGCCAGTGGCCGGGCCTGGCCGACAGCCAGCTCGTCGGCCCCGGCGATTTAGCAGTGACGACCGACTATCGTGACGTTCTGGCCGAAGTCTGCCTCAAGCGGCTCAACAATCCGGCGGTGGATCAAATCTTCCCCAATTACAAAGCTACACCGCGAGGCCTGCTTCGCGCTTGA